In the genome of Candidatus Auribacterota bacterium, one region contains:
- the infB gene encoding translation initiation factor IF-2, whose protein sequence is MGVRIYTLARELGIEAQGLIDRLAVMGIKVKSHSSSIEEDVAAKLREEVRPSSKKEVKRKAAPAAGAKPPAKPKAKKAARAAESAPRKAKPPATPPVATAPAAAAKKAVHPEKAPPPPPVAGGAPCPVAEKITVALPVNVRKMGEIFHIKSEDLIRTLMKFGVMATINQNLDAETVEIIAHEYGREVELVREPDAAAAAAAEEERDRAPRAPVVTFMGHIDHGKTSLLDAIRETKVVSQEAGGITQHIGAYEVELEKGRITFLDTPGHETFTAMRARGANVTDIAVLVVAADDGVMPQTREAIDHARAAKVPIVVAINKIDKPGASPEKVRRQLMELELAPEEYGGQTICCDVSAITKQGLDHLLEMIILQAEMMELKASPTAPARGVIIEAKMDKERGAVATALVRKGTLRMGDPIVCGVCSGKIKALFNYRGERVREGGPAKPVEVLGLNGVPQPGEELRVVESEREAKRMAESLRMERGASGVRETAKMTLEELYSKIAAGKVKELDLILKGDVQGSVEALRDALKTMGNEKVSVNIIRCAVGDVNENDIMLASASDAVAIGFHTRIDLGAKELSRKENVEIKLYDVIYKVIEDVRKALEGLLEPAIKETIVGRAEVKQLFRAAKGEPVAGSVVIEGKVVENARARVIRGDKIVQEGEISSIRRFKDPVKEAKSGMECGIRLANLTDIQEGDIIEVFKMEKIPQKL, encoded by the coding sequence GTGGGTGTTCGAATTTATACGTTGGCCAGGGAGCTGGGCATAGAGGCTCAAGGGCTCATTGACCGCCTTGCGGTTATGGGAATCAAGGTCAAGAGCCATTCGAGCAGTATCGAGGAAGATGTTGCCGCGAAATTGCGGGAAGAGGTGCGGCCTTCTTCAAAAAAAGAGGTGAAGCGGAAAGCCGCTCCAGCGGCCGGCGCGAAGCCCCCGGCGAAACCGAAGGCTAAGAAAGCTGCCCGTGCGGCGGAATCCGCACCTCGGAAAGCAAAACCGCCGGCGACCCCGCCCGTTGCCACGGCGCCCGCCGCCGCAGCGAAAAAGGCCGTTCATCCCGAAAAGGCGCCGCCTCCTCCTCCCGTCGCGGGGGGTGCTCCCTGTCCCGTTGCTGAGAAAATCACGGTGGCGCTTCCGGTGAACGTGCGGAAGATGGGTGAGATTTTCCACATCAAATCGGAAGATCTCATCCGCACCCTGATGAAATTTGGCGTCATGGCCACGATCAACCAGAATCTCGACGCCGAAACGGTGGAAATCATCGCCCATGAATACGGCCGCGAAGTTGAGCTGGTCAGGGAACCGGATGCCGCCGCTGCGGCGGCAGCTGAAGAGGAGAGAGACCGCGCGCCGAGGGCTCCCGTGGTGACATTCATGGGCCACATTGACCACGGGAAGACCTCGCTCCTCGACGCGATCCGCGAAACAAAGGTGGTGTCCCAGGAGGCAGGCGGCATCACCCAGCACATAGGGGCGTACGAGGTCGAGCTGGAAAAGGGGAGGATCACATTCCTGGACACGCCGGGCCATGAGACCTTCACGGCGATGCGGGCCCGCGGCGCCAATGTCACCGATATCGCCGTGCTCGTGGTGGCTGCGGACGATGGGGTGATGCCCCAGACGCGTGAGGCGATTGACCATGCGCGGGCGGCCAAGGTGCCCATTGTCGTGGCGATAAACAAGATCGACAAGCCCGGAGCCTCGCCGGAAAAGGTGAGGAGGCAGCTGATGGAGCTCGAGCTCGCCCCCGAGGAATACGGCGGGCAGACAATCTGCTGCGATGTCTCGGCGATCACCAAGCAGGGACTCGATCATCTCCTGGAGATGATCATCCTCCAGGCGGAGATGATGGAGCTCAAGGCGAGCCCGACCGCGCCCGCCCGGGGGGTGATCATCGAGGCGAAGATGGACAAGGAGCGCGGGGCGGTGGCGACCGCACTGGTCAGGAAGGGCACGCTCCGCATGGGAGACCCGATCGTGTGCGGCGTCTGCTCAGGGAAGATAAAGGCCCTGTTTAATTATCGTGGCGAGCGGGTGCGGGAGGGCGGGCCCGCGAAGCCTGTGGAGGTCCTGGGGCTCAATGGGGTGCCGCAGCCCGGCGAGGAGCTCAGGGTTGTCGAGAGCGAGCGGGAGGCGAAGAGAATGGCTGAGTCACTCCGCATGGAGCGAGGAGCCTCAGGGGTGAGAGAAACGGCGAAGATGACGCTCGAGGAGCTCTATTCCAAGATCGCCGCCGGGAAGGTCAAGGAACTCGACCTCATCCTGAAGGGGGATGTCCAGGGATCTGTGGAGGCGCTGAGGGATGCGCTGAAGACAATGGGGAACGAGAAGGTCTCCGTGAATATCATCAGGTGCGCGGTCGGCGATGTCAATGAGAACGACATCATGCTCGCTTCCGCCTCGGACGCGGTGGCCATCGGTTTCCACACGCGCATTGATCTTGGCGCCAAGGAGCTGAGCCGCAAGGAGAACGTGGAGATCAAACTCTACGACGTGATCTACAAGGTCATCGAGGATGTGCGGAAGGCGCTGGAGGGATTGCTGGAACCTGCGATCAAGGAGACGATCGTGGGGCGCGCCGAGGTAAAGCAGCTCTTCCGCGCCGCAAAGGGCGAACCGGTCGCGGGCAGCGTTGTCATCGAGGGGAAAGTCGTTGAGAACGCGCGGGCACGCGTGATCCGCGGAGATAAGATCGTCCAGGAAGGGGAGATCTCATCGATCAGGCGCTTCAAGGACCCCGTGAAGGAAGCGAAGAGCGGGATGGAGTGCGGCATACGCCTCGCCAATCTCACCGACATTCAGGAGGGCGACATCATAGAGGTTTTTAAGATGGAGAAGATTCCGCAGAAATTGTGA
- the nusA gene encoding transcription termination factor NusA — protein sequence MNGELLAGFEYLERERGISRDVLIEAVESSLLSAARKSAGQVKNLSVEIERETGRIKACCDVTVVDEVKAPEEEITLASAREINPDAKIGDTIRREIRVKDFGRIAAQTAKQVIIQRIKEAEHKIVFNDYKDRAGEIITAAVRRYERGNVILDLGKAEAILPQAEQCPRESYGVNRRFKVYIVEVKDSPKGPEIVVSRSHPELVRKLFELEVPEIGEGTVEIKAVARDPGFRTKIAVHSKTEKVDPVGACVGMRGARVKDVVHELNGERVDIIRWSEDPAVFITNALSPAKPREVKVLGEGSAEIMVDDDQFSLAVGKKGQGIRLVSRLTGWKIDIKKASDKDREVKEAEVPVDQLEGLGRKVISSLVESGYKSLGALRKATSDDLMKIAGIGEKTAGKIVRAAAGFRVAGKEEVPKKTVAPAEEPKPAEGESTAGEAPAGVSEPQEDTRGDGHGAQGEGEAPPEETTADQQEEVKEAE from the coding sequence ATGAATGGCGAATTGCTTGCCGGTTTTGAATACCTTGAGCGGGAGAGGGGTATCAGCAGGGACGTCCTGATCGAGGCTGTTGAGAGTTCGCTGCTGTCGGCTGCCAGGAAGAGCGCCGGCCAGGTGAAGAACCTGAGCGTTGAAATAGAGAGGGAGACCGGCAGGATCAAAGCCTGCTGCGACGTCACTGTCGTGGACGAGGTGAAAGCACCTGAAGAGGAGATCACGCTCGCCAGCGCCAGGGAGATCAATCCCGACGCGAAGATCGGCGACACGATTCGCCGGGAAATCCGGGTGAAGGACTTCGGGCGCATCGCTGCGCAGACCGCCAAGCAGGTGATCATCCAGCGCATCAAGGAAGCCGAGCACAAGATCGTGTTCAACGACTACAAGGACCGCGCCGGGGAGATCATCACCGCTGCGGTGCGCAGGTACGAGCGCGGGAACGTCATCCTCGACCTGGGCAAGGCGGAGGCGATTTTGCCCCAGGCCGAGCAGTGCCCGAGGGAGAGCTACGGCGTCAACCGGCGATTCAAGGTGTACATCGTCGAGGTGAAGGATAGCCCCAAGGGCCCCGAGATCGTGGTGTCGAGAAGCCATCCCGAGCTCGTGCGGAAGCTCTTTGAACTCGAGGTGCCCGAGATCGGCGAGGGGACGGTGGAGATCAAGGCTGTCGCCCGTGATCCGGGCTTCCGCACCAAGATCGCGGTCCATTCGAAGACGGAAAAGGTCGACCCAGTGGGGGCGTGCGTGGGGATGAGGGGCGCGCGGGTGAAGGATGTGGTCCACGAGCTCAACGGGGAAAGGGTTGATATCATACGCTGGAGCGAAGACCCGGCGGTATTCATCACAAACGCGCTCAGCCCCGCCAAGCCCCGAGAGGTGAAGGTGCTCGGGGAGGGGAGCGCGGAGATAATGGTTGACGACGACCAGTTCTCGCTCGCCGTGGGGAAGAAGGGTCAGGGTATACGGCTCGTGTCGAGATTGACGGGCTGGAAAATCGACATCAAGAAGGCGAGCGACAAGGACCGCGAGGTGAAGGAAGCTGAGGTGCCCGTCGATCAGCTTGAAGGGCTCGGCAGGAAGGTCATCAGTTCACTGGTTGAGAGCGGCTATAAATCGCTCGGCGCCCTCCGCAAGGCCACGTCCGACGATCTTATGAAGATCGCCGGCATCGGCGAGAAAACGGCGGGTAAGATTGTCAGGGCCGCCGCGGGTTTCCGCGTCGCAGGAAAAGAGGAAGTCCCGAAGAAAACCGTCGCACCCGCTGAAGAGCCGAAACCTGCGGAGGGCGAATCCACGGCTGGAGAGGCGCCGGCAGGCGTGAGCGAGCCTCAAGAAGACACGCGCGGTGACGGGCATGGAGCGCAGGGAGAAGGGGAAGCGCCGCCCGAAGAAACGACAGCAGATCAGCAGGAAGAAGTAAAAGAAGCTGAATAG
- a CDS encoding carboxypeptidase regulatory-like domain-containing protein, producing the protein MPDSAICDQRIPIRPALKNLGTELLTNCYAYFKVNGAEQSHVTVPMVEPGMTRSGAAAFEWHVPISDNAQNYELRVGVNPIPGESNTANNEMVFNYAVLAGKGTIIGSVYDETGVNPVEGALVQASSEKDSGSTYSDSTGAFKIDGLTAGSYQVRGEKNGQTFAATGNSVKACQTTDMGIRPLSGSGLTQHSSFTDANARVSSPRVSQYDGMVSCYYETGSMKGIYLMKPDGTNFHRFFDDAPTNPTVNPPYSLSFSPTRREFTFMGYRSKTGEWGIFRCEYNADGNLVSCTRILDANGLVGTLYNPIFLPDGENIIFYEDSATDAIWQISRTGTNLQRNIYPVDIGDCTYYYSLSDDGNYLINNTHIYELNLGSGADSGSLVPIWDMPEDAMCGYAVPMLTHDNTRVLYTKYISGPNEDIFAAFPFTEMTPIQITFENRRDCSGCFSKDGGRMYYIRTTIEDDTRYQLWSRSIEWPSVYASNFTYSPGSGPAINNPITLDGDGVNDEASFGFALSADAWVTAKIYDCQNRLVRTLCENQLMPSGANSVTWHATDNYDLAVSLGVYWFRLEILPPGQPTVKPFTYTTHVPVLYETISIPSGGQGWVAFSPDDKYLYYRTNSPTYGFYKLDLSSGQTTLLNIPNVMTFDLNSTHLICAGVNASNKLDFKWYDINGAYLSTWQTNISSDSSLIGYSFPSIHPLNQEFIYSDAVVENGSEHWNIFKCTGPGSSIALTNNPTDELSATYSESGSSILYAVAENWDMSNIYEMSQDGTGKTQQTYHPLVELHPKSIPGCNRIALCANWAIGYYSLWSINRGGTNPWWTVIPVNIWGGNYDITSKGNLLAWTTPDIKLAILPEHLNKGSIRGRIVDDVHGVGLQDVPVVAKQGDTIISSSRSNSKGYFKLINLSEGNWDVVAGGGVYLKKTIPGLSVTAANTTDIVDLAVEPVPSAIIAKPDPSSTVGEIFGINAQPSDRCDHAILAWRESTTDPSAPWTEVGTLSSGNNYSMLFTAPGQWISGEYQLRAVGVNAADVSDTNPPYTTVKYDKTAPAINVSIGAKGAGLRGAPSSGMDVLPVITVAKQPGVTDLRSLDYQFKYSGNTEWITMGVNITSDGMDKYFNQDSIPMGQTAEFRALSVDPAGNVFTSSPASYAHQNAGDTDSDGIPDVWEKSHGLNPNDPSDGESDGDSDGLSNLSEYLVGTSITNPDSDADGLKDGEEVDQYGTNPTNPDSDNDGLQDGEEINTYHTDPNKADTDGDQMPDGWEVDNSLNPLVDDAAEDPDLDGYSNLEEYLGGTDPHNPDNYPIGVMGYWPFNEGIGSIAADVSSFGNDGMITGATWTDGINGKALLFDEANEYVDIADANTLDIKGAMTLEAWIKPDQIVSGGVIMNKPHTACVAPYTLYGLALDDTGHVCFETGGQPDVCTTAAVQPNEWAYIAGTYDGAVKCIYLNGKLDNSANASGAIVTNDMPVRIGQNPAGACQETFRGVVDEARISNEALSAAEIADRYNQFAYTPTPTPTVTPTGNPTEIPTLTPTATPTQTPVSPLWIKPGPLKAGEQFTLDLSLTQDITRTFDLYFIADTPYGPYTIFLDGKVVPGIQPLYRNVPGYAAPYSVTIKPGAKIPLSMAGATVCFYVVTVEAGKIPPVSSLQELGPGSLYVITFDKAQAVVN; encoded by the coding sequence ATGCCTGATTCTGCAATCTGTGACCAGAGGATACCCATACGTCCTGCCTTGAAAAATCTGGGCACTGAACTGCTGACAAACTGTTATGCCTATTTTAAGGTCAATGGAGCAGAGCAAAGCCATGTCACCGTGCCTATGGTGGAGCCGGGGATGACGCGAAGCGGGGCAGCTGCTTTTGAATGGCATGTTCCGATTTCAGATAACGCTCAAAATTATGAGTTACGGGTTGGGGTTAATCCTATCCCAGGTGAAAGCAATACAGCAAACAATGAGATGGTATTTAACTATGCGGTGCTGGCCGGGAAGGGGACAATAATCGGCTCCGTTTACGACGAAACCGGTGTGAATCCGGTTGAGGGAGCGCTTGTCCAAGCATCCTCAGAAAAGGATTCTGGCTCCACCTATAGCGATTCCACGGGAGCATTCAAGATCGATGGTTTGACGGCTGGATCCTACCAGGTGCGCGGTGAAAAGAACGGGCAAACATTTGCCGCGACAGGCAACTCTGTTAAGGCCTGCCAGACAACTGACATGGGTATAAGGCCGCTCTCGGGATCCGGTCTGACTCAGCATAGCTCTTTCACTGATGCAAATGCCAGAGTATCATCGCCCAGAGTGTCTCAATATGACGGCATGGTCAGTTGTTACTATGAGACGGGTTCTATGAAGGGCATTTATCTGATGAAACCAGACGGGACTAATTTCCACAGATTCTTTGATGACGCACCCACCAATCCGACCGTAAATCCTCCTTATTCATTATCTTTTTCCCCGACCCGCCGTGAATTTACATTTATGGGATACAGATCTAAAACCGGTGAATGGGGAATCTTCCGCTGCGAATATAACGCCGACGGGAATCTGGTGAGCTGCACTCGTATTCTGGACGCCAATGGCCTTGTTGGTACTTTATACAACCCCATATTTTTGCCTGACGGCGAAAATATCATCTTCTATGAAGATTCGGCGACCGATGCAATATGGCAGATTTCTCGTACAGGCACCAACCTGCAGAGGAATATATACCCTGTCGATATAGGTGACTGTACATATTACTATTCTTTATCTGATGATGGGAATTACCTTATCAATAATACCCATATCTACGAACTGAATCTTGGATCTGGGGCGGATTCCGGGAGTCTCGTGCCCATATGGGATATGCCGGAAGACGCGATGTGCGGCTATGCAGTCCCAATGCTCACACACGATAATACAAGAGTCCTTTATACAAAATACATTTCCGGACCAAACGAAGACATTTTCGCCGCTTTTCCATTTACTGAAATGACGCCTATTCAGATTACATTTGAAAATCGCAGGGATTGTTCCGGCTGTTTTTCAAAAGACGGCGGTCGGATGTACTATATAAGAACTACTATCGAGGATGATACCAGATATCAATTATGGAGTCGCTCGATTGAGTGGCCCTCGGTGTATGCATCGAATTTCACATATTCCCCAGGATCGGGGCCGGCTATTAATAACCCCATCACGCTGGACGGTGACGGTGTGAATGATGAGGCGTCATTTGGCTTTGCGCTCAGCGCCGACGCATGGGTTACGGCAAAAATATATGACTGCCAAAACAGGCTCGTCCGAACGCTGTGTGAAAATCAGCTCATGCCTTCGGGGGCAAATAGCGTCACTTGGCACGCCACCGACAACTACGATTTGGCGGTATCGTTGGGAGTATATTGGTTCAGACTTGAGATACTGCCTCCGGGGCAGCCTACTGTTAAACCATTTACTTACACGACCCATGTTCCAGTTCTCTACGAGACTATTAGCATTCCAAGCGGGGGACAAGGATGGGTGGCATTCTCGCCCGACGATAAATATCTATATTACAGGACCAACAGTCCCACCTATGGGTTTTATAAACTCGATCTATCATCAGGGCAAACGACTCTTTTGAATATCCCTAACGTGATGACCTTTGACCTGAATTCAACTCATTTAATATGTGCTGGAGTAAATGCGAGCAACAAGCTGGACTTTAAATGGTACGATATCAACGGAGCGTATCTAAGCACATGGCAAACTAATATCTCCAGTGACTCAAGCCTCATTGGGTATTCTTTCCCTTCGATACATCCATTGAATCAGGAATTCATATATAGTGATGCAGTAGTGGAAAACGGAAGCGAGCATTGGAATATATTTAAATGTACAGGACCGGGATCCAGTATTGCTTTGACGAACAATCCGACCGATGAATTATCAGCGACATATTCAGAATCCGGATCAAGCATCCTCTATGCTGTTGCAGAAAATTGGGATATGAGTAACATTTATGAAATGAGTCAGGACGGCACTGGAAAAACGCAACAGACTTATCATCCATTAGTCGAACTACATCCTAAAAGTATTCCTGGCTGTAATCGCATTGCTTTGTGTGCCAACTGGGCAATTGGATACTATTCCTTGTGGTCGATCAATAGGGGAGGTACGAATCCTTGGTGGACGGTCATTCCTGTAAATATCTGGGGAGGGAATTATGATATTACATCAAAAGGGAACTTGCTTGCATGGACGACACCGGACATCAAACTGGCTATTCTCCCAGAGCATCTTAACAAAGGAAGCATTCGAGGGCGTATTGTGGATGATGTTCACGGTGTGGGGCTGCAAGACGTGCCGGTAGTAGCCAAGCAAGGCGACACTATTATTTCTTCGAGCAGGAGTAATTCCAAAGGATATTTCAAGTTGATCAATCTGTCCGAAGGCAATTGGGATGTGGTCGCTGGTGGCGGAGTGTATCTCAAGAAGACAATTCCAGGTCTAAGCGTGACCGCTGCGAACACAACTGACATTGTGGATCTAGCCGTTGAGCCGGTTCCATCAGCAATTATTGCAAAGCCCGACCCTTCTTCTACAGTAGGAGAGATATTCGGCATTAATGCCCAGCCAAGCGACCGCTGCGACCATGCAATACTTGCCTGGAGAGAATCCACCACTGACCCCAGTGCTCCATGGACAGAGGTCGGGACGCTGTCTTCAGGCAATAACTATTCGATGTTATTCACAGCGCCGGGGCAATGGATTAGCGGTGAGTATCAGTTGAGGGCAGTCGGAGTTAATGCGGCGGATGTCTCGGATACTAATCCGCCATACACCACAGTGAAATACGATAAGACAGCTCCTGCCATTAATGTATCCATCGGGGCCAAGGGAGCAGGACTGCGAGGGGCCCCCTCAAGCGGCATGGATGTGCTCCCAGTCATCACAGTGGCAAAGCAACCCGGCGTGACTGATCTTAGGTCTCTGGATTATCAGTTCAAGTATAGTGGCAACACTGAGTGGATTACTATGGGCGTGAATATCACCTCCGATGGGATGGATAAATATTTCAACCAGGATTCTATTCCCATGGGACAGACAGCAGAGTTTAGGGCATTAAGTGTTGATCCGGCAGGGAATGTTTTCACCTCAAGCCCGGCATCTTATGCACATCAAAATGCAGGTGATACCGATTCGGACGGCATCCCTGATGTATGGGAGAAATCCCATGGTCTTAACCCAAATGATCCCAGTGATGGAGAGAGCGACGGAGATAGCGACGGATTGAGCAATCTGTCGGAGTATCTGGTTGGGACATCGATTACTAATCCGGATTCCGATGCGGATGGTCTTAAGGACGGAGAAGAAGTTGATCAGTATGGCACGAACCCAACTAATCCCGATAGTGATAATGATGGCCTTCAGGATGGGGAGGAAATCAATACCTACCATACTGATCCGAACAAGGCGGATACAGACGGTGATCAGATGCCAGATGGGTGGGAAGTCGATAATAGCCTTAACCCGCTCGTCGATGATGCAGCGGAGGATCCGGACCTGGATGGGTATAGCAATCTCGAGGAATATCTTGGGGGTACTGACCCTCATAATCCGGATAATTATCCTATCGGAGTGATGGGATACTGGCCATTCAACGAAGGAATTGGATCTATCGCGGCCGATGTGAGTTCATTCGGGAACGATGGAATGATCACCGGGGCAACGTGGACGGATGGGATTAACGGGAAGGCGCTGCTATTTGACGAGGCGAATGAGTATGTCGACATAGCAGACGCAAACACGCTGGACATAAAGGGAGCAATGACCCTCGAGGCGTGGATCAAACCTGATCAGATAGTGTCTGGTGGAGTGATCATGAACAAGCCGCACACAGCCTGCGTAGCCCCCTATACGCTGTACGGCCTTGCTCTCGACGATACGGGGCATGTCTGCTTTGAGACCGGGGGGCAGCCGGATGTATGCACCACTGCGGCCGTGCAGCCGAATGAGTGGGCCTATATAGCGGGGACTTATGATGGTGCGGTCAAGTGCATCTATCTGAACGGCAAGCTCGATAACTCTGCAAACGCTTCAGGGGCTATCGTGACCAATGATATGCCGGTGCGGATAGGTCAGAATCCTGCTGGGGCATGCCAGGAGACGTTCAGAGGCGTAGTTGATGAAGCGAGAATCAGTAACGAGGCGCTAAGCGCTGCGGAGATAGCGGATCGGTACAATCAATTCGCTTATACCCCGACACCCACTCCGACGGTGACACCAACAGGCAATCCGACTGAGATCCCCACACTGACGCCGACTGCCACGCCCACTCAAACACCCGTGTCCCCCCTCTGGATCAAGCCGGGGCCGCTCAAAGCGGGCGAGCAGTTCACTCTCGACCTCTCCCTGACGCAGGACATTACCCGGACGTTCGATCTGTACTTCATCGCTGACACGCCATACGGGCCGTACACGATCTTCTTGGACGGCAAGGTCGTGCCCGGGATACAGCCGCTCTACCGGAACGTTCCGGGCTATGCCGCCCCCTACTCCGTGACCATCAAGCCCGGGGCGAAGATTCCTCTCTCCATGGCGGGGGCCACGGTGTGCTTCTATGTGGTGACGGTGGAGGCGGGGAAGATCCCGCCGGTATCGAGCCTCCAAGAGCTGGGGCCTGGGAGCCTCTATGTGATCACGTTTGATAAGGCGCAGGCAGTAGTCAATTGA